Genomic segment of Melospiza melodia melodia isolate bMelMel2 chromosome 13, bMelMel2.pri, whole genome shotgun sequence:
tgagctgttggggctgggttggactctagagtttcttccaacccagtgattctgtgaattctgtggcaAGCACGCAGTgtttgtgctgctcctgctgaggagcagctctggcagtgGGGATGGAGGTGCAGCTGTGGTGCTGGTGAGCCCAGGACATCAGCAGGCACACCTTGGTGAGCCAGGACATGCAGGCACACCTTGGTGAGCCCAGGACATCAGCAGGCACACCTTGGTGAGCCAGGACATCAGCAGGCACACCTTGGTGAGCCCAGGAGATCAGCAGGCACACCTTGGTGAGCCCAGGACATCAGCAGGCACACCTTGGTGAGCCCAGGAGATCAGCAGGCACACCTTGGTGAGCCCAGGAGATCAGCAGGCACACCTTGGTGAGCCCAGGAGATCAGCAGGCACACCTTGGTGAGCCCAGGACATCAGCAGGCACACCTTGGTGAGCCAGGACATCACAGCTGGGACACCTTGGTGTGCCCAGGACATTCTTTGGTGAGTCCAGGACATCAGCAGGCACACCTTGGTGAGCCAGAACATCAGCAGGCACACCTTGGTGAGCCCAGGACATTCCTTGGTGAGCCCAGGGGATCAGCTGGCACACCTTGGTGAGCCCAGGGGATCAGCTGGCACACCCTGGTGAGCCCAGGACATTCCTTGGTGAGCCCAGGGGAtcagctggcacagctgctctggctccATGGGGGCTTCCTGAGCCTCTGGACACACAGTGGAGAAGCTCCTGGTGCCTCTCTGCTCTCGTGCAGCAGATCCCTGgtgcctgtgcagagccaggtaTATGAGTTTATTACTGTCTCTGCAATATGTAGATCATTTTGGACAGTGATGGATCACAATTTATTTCCACTGGCAAAGAAATGATCCATAGCTCAGTTATGAAGTTAATTCCCTCTTGTATGGAAATGAATTGCATTATACCACAGCTTACTGTTATATATTGGTATCAAATGTGTTAATTTCGTTGTTACCTAGCACTTCAGTTAATAATTACAGCAAATATTAATGAGGGAACTGTCTCTTCTCAGCCTCTCCGTGGCTGTACCTGCAAGGTGTTTCTGAACCCCTTTGATATCCTCTTCTGTAGAAACTTGAATGCCATGCCAGGCAACAGCTTTCCACTTTTTGTCAGATACCGTGTCACAGTGACACCACTGCTCAATTTGCAGGCAATTTCCTGTGGGTTATGGTGCCCTGTGAGATGTAAACTAAACACTGCTTGGagaactgagattttttttggtcctttttctctggaaaaacaaaacccagaactgCCTAATTTCTTTCATTTCCACTTTTATTAACTTCTGCCACTAGAATTGCCTTTAAAGTTGTTTCTTTTCCCCTCAGACTTTGCTGTTGAGGCATTGAAGAACAGTTTTACAGATGCCCTGCTGTTCAAACATTTATTCTACACTTGAAAAATATCGAACTACgagtcttttttgtcttttttttgtggttttgttttttggtgttttttttttttttttttttaacataataGAGTAATGGCTAAGTAAGGATGAGCTGGTGACAGTGCTTCTTATAAACAGTCTGTCCTCCAGGCAGCGAATCACAGTGAAAAACCCTTTTACCATCTCCTCCTGATTTTATTCTCTGCTTCCACAGTCTCTTTGCTTTTCCTGTAGGTACTTCACCAAATAAGAAGTTTCTTTGCTGTGGGCCTGGTGCAGTGAGGCTGTTACCTCCATCTGTGCTCAGATTGACCATTTCTTGCCCTGGGCAAGGTGTGGTGAGGCAGGGACCCTTTCCTGGACCAGGTTCCATCCCTCCTCTGCTCTGTGCAGGGGAAGGAGcagaaggagcccttggagctgtcACTTTCGCAAAGTTGCAGATTGCTGGGTTAAATTCCACGCTGTCGTTTGTGCctcatttcctgcatttctggATCAAAGACTGATGTCACAAGTTGGCTTCACAACTTGAGCTCAGGAAGGGGAACAGCTATagaggaggcagctcctggttaACACGCAAATATGCTTGATAGTTGGTGAAAAGGGCAAAGAAAGCATGAAAGGTAAATAGATTTACATTTAAATGAGCTGCATGCTGGAGGTTTTCCCTAATGTAAAAGTCGCTCTCTAAAAAAGCTGTGAATGTGACAAGTCTTTCAGTTCAAACAAAATTCATAAGAGTTCAGCAGtaagagaaataaaaatgtaaagAATAACACACTAATTAGGGAGCGGGTTCTGTGCCCTCTGGTTGGGCAGTGGGTCCAAGGAGGGCATTCCAtggtgggcagggatggggtttGGAGTGAGATGTGGTGCTGGGAATGGGTGGCACACACTCAGGTGCTCAGCAGCCAGAGAAACCACAGGCAGGAGCGCTCAGAGAGCCTTGGTGGGGTCACTGAGGGCCCCTTGAGGCAGCCACTGTGCTGAGAACTTTGGGTGTTCTTTACTTTGGGAAAAGGAAATTATTCTGCGGTTTCAAATCAGAGGCAAAGAAATGGGAGTTGTAAAAGAAAATCTGTTTGCAcaagggtggaagaggaaagggGTATTACATTTGCTTCCAAATCAGAGGTTTTATGCCATgattccttccttccatccttccTTATTCAGTGGGATTTGGTGTGGTTGAGAGGGAGGCAGTTAACAATCAGTTGTCTGCACATTATCGGTAGCTATCCATAATTTTTCAGCTTCAGAGAGTAATTTGAACTACTTTCGTCTCTTGTGCTAAACTTCTGAAAATCCACCTTTTTCAATTCTATGTATGGGTTTTGTTGCAAGTATTTGCAGGACAGAGCTGAACCTTATTTCAAGTTGCTACTGAGTCTTTGAtatacataaaataataatactttttttccaaaatattttgaaaaagcagaaaatagAGTGCAGCAGCACCGCTCTGTTTTATTAGAGAGGTATACTTGCTTCCAAAGTCTGATCTTTGTACCAGCATCTTTGAAGCATCTTATGATAAAATTTTTTAAGATAATTCTTTCAAACTCTGTGCTCCCAAATTTTAAAAACAGGACCCTTGCTGCTTGGATTTTCTGCATTGAAATTGTCTGAACTGAAATAATCGATCATTATTATGTGTTGCTCTTATGTGCAATGTTTGTGCTTTCAAAGGTTTAACTTGTGTTCTGAGGATCACATTATAACTTTACATGCTTGGAGGAAGATTTGCTACCATTCATCCATGTGAAAGAACAGTAGTGAATATTTTGTATTACCTAACTGAACGAAGAAATACTCCATGTGAAACTAAAAGCCTGATTTCATTGTCACTTTAACAGTTGTTTTGTCTCTTGTGGTTTTCTGATAACATTTAAACATATTTTCCCTGGAAGAAGTTTGCAAGGTTTAATACTGTGTGTGTGATACCTACTTTAGTGTTCTACATTTTTCAGTCTGTTGGTTAAAGCAGGGCTTTTTGGGGTGTAAACTGCTATCTTCTCTGCACTATTGCCTGAAGAAACAAGCTATAGGTTTTTCAGGATACAAATACCATTTTCCAGATGTGTTGAAATGTCAGGTGTCTTTAACCACAGAGTGTactgaaaatgggaattttttcagTTTATAATTATCTTTGTGAGAGATTTTAAATTCCACTGAAGAGAGTAATATTCTATTTTTGCTTTTCCGCAAATTAATGCATTACATAGAAATAGATATTTTTTGATTAGTTAatgattccttttttttaatgtttccatAATTTCCTTGCATAAAGAAAAAACTTAGGTAGACTTAGTATATGTAAAACAGAAGCACCatggaaaaaaaagtgtttactGTCAGTTGCCAACTGTCCTATTCAAGAGGAGTATCTTAGATTTACATCACCAGTTGCAttacttgaggggaaaaaaagacaggATCCCTGTTGGGTGTCCGTGTAGCTTATGCTGAGTAAATATTGACAAAGTAGTCTAAAGAGCAAACACTTTGACATTTGTAAGGTCCACTGGAAGGTCTTGTATATATTTATACAGCAAGAATGAGTGCAGCATACCAATTCCATTGAACTAGCTCCTGACATAATTCTGCATGGGCTTTCTTGTTGAGGAAGTTGTGTTTAAATGGGAATGGGACATTTGTTACACCCATAAAAAATATCCTCAAATTGCTTTGAAGGAGTTGTTTCCAGAGGTTACATCACTTGCATTTAACCATCTCTTCTAAAATGTGACATGACTAATagtgataactttaaaaaaaatctgatttttaaaatttattttaactgGTAATTTTTTTACTTTGTAAAAATTCTTGATGTTTGTTGTGCTCTATATTTATTAAAGATTGAGTCTCAAAACTGTAATGAGCAAAAAATGCTTGCTTAATTTAAATTGTGAATCTGTCTGTTAAGAAATGCATTAGGGGTAGGAGAAGCATAAGACATATTAATTGACAGACAGGAACTGCTGTCTCTGAGGTTGATACAAGTAATTTATTACTTTAGAAATGAATGCCACCTCCAGAATGTGCTTCATTAATTTCAAATTTAGTTTTAATTTCAAGCTGTTGCCCCTTGAGAAGAATAAGGTGGCAAATTATGTTTGaagagcagatttttttttcttgctctgaAGAAACACTAAATTTTAACTGTTTAATTTTACAAATAAGTACGCTTCTTTGGCTAAAGCAAAAGCATGATGAGCAGAAACTAACTTGTATTTTCTTCTCTTCATGATAGCCTATGTTTCAGACGAACTAAAAGCAGCAGCGCTGGTGGAAGAAGATGTGGAACCTGATGAAAATGCAGTTGACGGGGAGCCTTCAGCAAAATATGCATGTCCAGAAAAAGACTTCAGTAAGAACTGCCAAAGCTACCAAAACTCTCCAGCAGCTGAGTTCTCTAGCCATGAAATGGACAGTGAGTCCCACATCAGTGAGACGAGTGACCGCATGGCAGACTTTGAGAGCAGCTCCATCAAAAATGAGGAGGAGAGCAAGGAGGTTTCCATACCGCTGGAAGACTCCACGGTGTCTGATAGTTTGGAGCAAATGAAGGCCGTGTATAATAACTTCCTCTCCAATTCCTACTGGTCCAATCTCAATCTGAACCTTCACCAGCCAATTTCTGAAAAGAACAACggtagcagcagcagtagcagcagcagcagcagcagctgtgggagcggCAGCTTTGACTGGCACCAGACTGCCATGGCCAAAACACTGCAGCAGGTTTCTCAGAGCAGAATTCTGCCAGAACCGAGCCTTTTTAGCACAGTCCAGCTGTACAGACAGAGCAGTAAGCTCTATGGCTCCATATTCACTGGAGCCAGTAAATTCCGCTGTAAAGACTGCAGTGCTGCCTACGATACTTTAGTAGAGTTAACAGTGCACATGAATGAAACGGGACATTATCGAGATGACAACCATGAAACTGATAACAATAACCCCAAAAGATGGTCCAAACCTCGCAAACGTTCCTTGCTTGAAATGGAAGGGAAAGAAGACGCCCAGAAAGTGCTAAAGTGTATGTACTGTGGTCATTCATTTGAATCTCTTCAGGATTTGAGTGTTCATATGATCAAAACAAAACACTACCAAAAAGTGCCTCTGAAGGAACCTGTTACACCTGTAGCAGCAAAAATTATCCCAGCTACTAGGAAGAAAGCATCACTGGAGCTTGAACTGCCAAGTTCTCCAGACTCCACGGCTGGGACACCAAAAGCCACAATCTCAGATAGTAACGATGCactccaaaagaactccaatccCTACATCACGCCAAATAACCGCTACGGTCACCAGAACGGGGCCAGCTACGCCTGGCACTTTGAGGCGAGGAAATCTCAAATTCTGAAGTGCATGGAGTGTGGAAGCTCACACGACACCCTGCAGGAGCTCACGGCTCACATGATGGTGACGGGACATTTCATTAAAGTCACTAACTCTGCCATGAAAAAAGGGAAACCAATTATAGAAGCCCCAGCCACACCGACAATAACGTCCTTAGTAGATGAGAAGGTCCAGTCTGTGCCACTAGCTGCCACCACCTTTACATCTCCTTCCAACACACCTTCTAGCGTTTCCCCTAAATTAAATGTTGAGATTAAAAAAGAAGTAGATAAGGAAAGAGTCATTGCTGAtgacaaaatgaaagaaaaagagaagtcaAGTGAAGATGAGGAGAAGTATGATATCTCCTCAAAATACCATTACTTGACTGAAAATGACCTAGAAGAGAGCCCTAAGGGGGGATTAGATATATTGAAGTCTTTAGAAAACACAGTTACATCAGCTATAAACAAAGCCCAGAATGGCACACCGAGCTGGGGTGGCTACCCCAGCATTCATGCTGCCTACCAGCTGCCCAATATGATGAAGCTGTCATTGGGCTCATCTGGGAAGAGTACTCCCTTAAAACCCATGTTCGGAAACAATGAACTAGTGTCACCAACTAAAAACCAGCCCTTAGTGTCTCCACCCAGCAGTCAGACCTCGCCTGTGCCGAAAACAAACTTTCATGCCATGGAAGAGTTGGTGAAGAAGGTCACTGAGAAGGTGGCTAAAGTGGAGGAGAAGATGAAGGAGCCTGAAGGAAAGCTCTCTCCACTGAAGCGTGCGACGCCTTCGCCGTGCAGCAGTGAAGTCAGTGAACCCCTTAAGATGGAGCCCCCCAGTGATGGTGGCTTTAAAAGCCAGCAGAACAGCCCAGTTCCTCAGAGAGATGGTTGCAAAGACAGCCCAACTGTAGAACCTGTGGAAAATGGGAAAGAGCCTGTGAAATCCATTGTAGGCTCTTTAAGTAGCAGCACAGCCATCATCACTGACCACCCTCCTGAACAGCCATTTGTAAATCCATTAAGTGCACTACAATCTGTCATGAACATTCACCTTGGCAAGGCAGCAAAGCCATCTTTGCCCGCTCTGGATCCAATGAGCATGCTTTTTAAAATGAGCAACAGTTTGGCAGAAAAGGCTGCAGTGGCCACCCCACCTCTACAGTCCAAAAAATCAGACCACTTAGACCGTTATTTTTATCATGTCAACAATGACCAACCCATAGATTTGACGAAAGGCAAGAGTGACAAAAGCTGCTCTTTGGGTTCAGCGCTTTTGTCATCCACATCGACATCTTCTGCATCTTCTTCATCTACAGTGACAACAGCAAAGACATCTGCAGTCGTGTCATTCATGTCAAACTCGCCGCTACGCGAGAATGCCTTGTCAGATATATCTGATATGCTGAAGAACCTGACAGAAAGTCACACATCAAAATCTTCCACACCTTCCAGCATATCTGAGAAATCTGACATTGATGGTACCACAATAGAGGAACCAGAAGAGAGTACACCAGCTCAGAAAAGGAAGGGACGTCAGTCTAACTGGAACCCTCAGCACTTGCTCATATTGCAGGCCCAGTTTGCAGCCAGCTTACGGCAGACTTCAGAGGGGAAATACATCATGTCAGACTTGAGCCCTCAAGAAAGAATGCACATTTCCAGGTTTACGGGACTCTCAATGACCACAATTAGCCACTGGCTGGCCAATGTGAAATACCAGCTCCGAAGGACGGGGGGAACTAAGTTCCTTAAAAATTTGGACACTGGGCACCCGGTGTTCTTTTGTAATGACTGTGCTTCACAGATCAGAACTCCTTCTACTTATATCAGTCATCTTGAATCGCATCTGGGTTTCAGGTTAAGAGACTTGTCCAAACTGTCCAGTGAACAGATTAACAATCAGATAGCACAAGCAAAGTCACCGTCTGAAAAACTGGTGACGTCCTCTCCAGAGGAAGATATCGGAACTTCTTATCAGTGCAAACTTTGTAACAGGACTTTTGCAAGCAAGCATGCTGTTAAACTTCATCTTAGTAAAACACATGGGAAGTCACCAGAGGATCATCTTCTGTATGTTTCGGAGTTAGAGAAGCAGTAGCATTTGCTTTtgattaaaataactgtaatttgcTTTGAGGAAAACTGTCAAAGACGCCTTAAAGCTACTGTTTAGTTCTTGGCacatgttcttattttaactccAGAGTCGCTCTGGGCTGAACTGTTTTGTATAACTGTACAGTGTTTAAATAGAGGTGCATAATCAGCTGTTGTTACTGGTAAAATATGAAGGTTAAAATGCAGTGGTAAGTGTTTGGAACTTTGTGTAAATTGGATTTAGTTGCTGTGCATCCCTCTGATGCATCAAGCTGCATGCATTAACAGACAGTTTAATTAAGCATTTATAACGAATTCTGGTGCACTTTTTCATGTGACCTAAGTGTGCTGGTATTTCTCACCCTATAATCTTTAGCCCTCTGAGTACTTTGAAGCACTTTTGCATTGATTTGGTAAAAATGTAAGGATATGCTTTTTTTTTAGACCCTTACTAGCTTAGTTCTGATTACTGATATGAACCTCCATTTATGCAGAGGTGTCTCACAccttgaaatttaaaaatataattttcacaTTGAAACATAGATGTATATATTGTATAGATTTCAAAATCTCTTATGGAAAATGTGATTGTGGTtaatgccattttttttttttcagcatttttagcaGCAGCGGGGTTTGTACCTGATAAGACCCAGGTATAAACTGTACCTATATATAGtgtatatttcatttttttttagatCTAATGGTTTTTCCTTTAACAATCAAACATTGTAAATTATGTGATAAAAGATACCACAGATAACATTTATAAAGTATTCAGAAACATTATTCTTAAAGCAAAgtatgttttgctttgttttgctatACAGTACATCTATATTAAGAGAGGTTCATGTTTAAATTATGCATATTTATTAGTGTTGCAatcatt
This window contains:
- the TSHZ3 gene encoding teashirt homolog 3 isoform X1; the encoded protein is MPRRKQQAPRRAAAYVSDELKAAALVEEDVEPDENAVDGEPSAKYACPEKDFSKNCQSYQNSPAAEFSSHEMDSESHISETSDRMADFESSSIKNEEESKEVSIPLEDSTVSDSLEQMKAVYNNFLSNSYWSNLNLNLHQPISEKNNGSSSSSSSSSSSCGSGSFDWHQTAMAKTLQQVSQSRILPEPSLFSTVQLYRQSSKLYGSIFTGASKFRCKDCSAAYDTLVELTVHMNETGHYRDDNHETDNNNPKRWSKPRKRSLLEMEGKEDAQKVLKCMYCGHSFESLQDLSVHMIKTKHYQKVPLKEPVTPVAAKIIPATRKKASLELELPSSPDSTAGTPKATISDSNDALQKNSNPYITPNNRYGHQNGASYAWHFEARKSQILKCMECGSSHDTLQELTAHMMVTGHFIKVTNSAMKKGKPIIEAPATPTITSLVDEKVQSVPLAATTFTSPSNTPSSVSPKLNVEIKKEVDKERVIADDKMKEKEKSSEDEEKYDISSKYHYLTENDLEESPKGGLDILKSLENTVTSAINKAQNGTPSWGGYPSIHAAYQLPNMMKLSLGSSGKSTPLKPMFGNNELVSPTKNQPLVSPPSSQTSPVPKTNFHAMEELVKKVTEKVAKVEEKMKEPEGKLSPLKRATPSPCSSEVSEPLKMEPPSDGGFKSQQNSPVPQRDGCKDSPTVEPVENGKEPVKSIVGSLSSSTAIITDHPPEQPFVNPLSALQSVMNIHLGKAAKPSLPALDPMSMLFKMSNSLAEKAAVATPPLQSKKSDHLDRYFYHVNNDQPIDLTKGKSDKSCSLGSALLSSTSTSSASSSSTVTTAKTSAVVSFMSNSPLRENALSDISDMLKNLTESHTSKSSTPSSISEKSDIDGTTIEEPEESTPAQKRKGRQSNWNPQHLLILQAQFAASLRQTSEGKYIMSDLSPQERMHISRFTGLSMTTISHWLANVKYQLRRTGGTKFLKNLDTGHPVFFCNDCASQIRTPSTYISHLESHLGFRLRDLSKLSSEQINNQIAQAKSPSEKLVTSSPEEDIGTSYQCKLCNRTFASKHAVKLHLSKTHGKSPEDHLLYVSELEKQ
- the TSHZ3 gene encoding teashirt homolog 3 isoform X2, whose translation is MDSESHISETSDRMADFESSSIKNEEESKEVSIPLEDSTVSDSLEQMKAVYNNFLSNSYWSNLNLNLHQPISEKNNGSSSSSSSSSSSCGSGSFDWHQTAMAKTLQQVSQSRILPEPSLFSTVQLYRQSSKLYGSIFTGASKFRCKDCSAAYDTLVELTVHMNETGHYRDDNHETDNNNPKRWSKPRKRSLLEMEGKEDAQKVLKCMYCGHSFESLQDLSVHMIKTKHYQKVPLKEPVTPVAAKIIPATRKKASLELELPSSPDSTAGTPKATISDSNDALQKNSNPYITPNNRYGHQNGASYAWHFEARKSQILKCMECGSSHDTLQELTAHMMVTGHFIKVTNSAMKKGKPIIEAPATPTITSLVDEKVQSVPLAATTFTSPSNTPSSVSPKLNVEIKKEVDKERVIADDKMKEKEKSSEDEEKYDISSKYHYLTENDLEESPKGGLDILKSLENTVTSAINKAQNGTPSWGGYPSIHAAYQLPNMMKLSLGSSGKSTPLKPMFGNNELVSPTKNQPLVSPPSSQTSPVPKTNFHAMEELVKKVTEKVAKVEEKMKEPEGKLSPLKRATPSPCSSEVSEPLKMEPPSDGGFKSQQNSPVPQRDGCKDSPTVEPVENGKEPVKSIVGSLSSSTAIITDHPPEQPFVNPLSALQSVMNIHLGKAAKPSLPALDPMSMLFKMSNSLAEKAAVATPPLQSKKSDHLDRYFYHVNNDQPIDLTKGKSDKSCSLGSALLSSTSTSSASSSSTVTTAKTSAVVSFMSNSPLRENALSDISDMLKNLTESHTSKSSTPSSISEKSDIDGTTIEEPEESTPAQKRKGRQSNWNPQHLLILQAQFAASLRQTSEGKYIMSDLSPQERMHISRFTGLSMTTISHWLANVKYQLRRTGGTKFLKNLDTGHPVFFCNDCASQIRTPSTYISHLESHLGFRLRDLSKLSSEQINNQIAQAKSPSEKLVTSSPEEDIGTSYQCKLCNRTFASKHAVKLHLSKTHGKSPEDHLLYVSELEKQ